A section of the Babylonia areolata isolate BAREFJ2019XMU chromosome 31, ASM4173473v1, whole genome shotgun sequence genome encodes:
- the LOC143275736 gene encoding uncharacterized protein LOC143275736, with the protein MTMFHDRGSTVEEMAVLCGEGLGGWLYSSQLQWLADRANEQGTPALTVCVGVSTPDSLQRLASNHWVLATMDLTDHPVIMYCDSLGWEVPEDLLQWLAPYTGAFGIENLDKPKVIVMHPPSPSGHQHKCTKKCRNYPLQICSNQSDHTPNSTDRTTEYSSPKDSQTQCDHTSNSKDRLRRKRKTESSSHQPSKQLFHIRDDQTDTNTMDTHSGSSQAQASTGDTEQNKPESSISQTSHNHTTSSSEKNSHSAQSFPSLKKKWNCLYCDKNYGSKEGLRKHKLTNHTVEYAKHKSNQPTNCVCQDCEGFSCVTIQDLIQHYRIKHKKEMSIQTKEFNNETDFTEWKRKVEKDSKSFYTQASGTQKGKVFLLTHFYCHRSGKPELVKNRIRSMKSQGSCKIGHRCTSYITCRKNLETGTVTAEFCFEHTGHCLKLAHLNISSGLRDFIVGKLTQGHDAKTILDEIRADITHIDRDMMVTRKDILNIKKQFKISRARRDEDDAKSVYLWVEALKQSSDNPIIFYKRAGDTHDSLENEDFLLCIQNDFQRNIMLKYAKNIVCIDSTHGTTQYTYLLTTVLVLDDYQEAIPVAWAISNKEDAKTLKLFFSAIKNACGQSLAPQVFMSDLANNFYNAWCEAFEQAPEKRLYCSWHVDKAWRQKLREIFKSGKDRKDVEDECNIYACLKLLQMETDESKFLTLLQSALSFWEINSPTFHGYFHDNYCKGNKTKLWAACYRIGSLANTNMFAEAFHRVLKDVYFDKEQNRRIDDLLVMLLKIARDKAIDQFIKLERGKVTNRIREIRNRHKNANNVAGTEKTEVEGEWKVPSSSEPGRLHYVKKTDCGQCSCRLVCDFCHVCVHMYSCTCPDFLTKVVTCKHIHAVHMIQTTKQYEVNRDPGNSDENHTNFFELGPCFSTPHFSTCPSSPRAFPVSGHLVLFVCVT; encoded by the exons ATGACCATGTTCCATGATAGAG ggAGCACTGTGGAGGAGATGGCCGTTTTATGCGGTGAAGGGCTTGGAGGATGGCTTTATTCCTCTCAGCTGCAATGGCTGGCAGACAGGGCCAACGAACAAGGCACACCTGCTCTgacggtatgtgtgggtgtgtccacaCCGGATAGTCTCCAGCGACTGGCAA GCAACCACTGGGTATTGGCCACCATGGACCTTACTGACCATCCTGTCATTATGTATTGTGATAGTTTGGGGTGGGAGGTTCCAGAAGACCTTCTGCAGTGGCTGGCTCCATACACAGGTGCCTTTGGAATAGAAAATCTGGATAAACCCAAAGTAATAGTTATGCATCCCCCCAGTCCTTCAGGCCACCAGCACAAATGTACAAAAAAATGCAGGAACTACCCCCTCCAGATCTGCAGCAAT caaagtgaccacacccccaacagcacggacagaaccactgaatatagttccccaaaagacagccagacacaatgtgaccacacctccaacagcaaggacagattaagacgcaaaagaaaaacagaatcctCATCTCACCAACCAAGCAAGCAACTTTTTCACATTAGAGatgatcagacagacacaaacacaatggATACCCACTCTGGCAGCAGTCAGGCACAAGCCAGCACTGgggatacagaacagaacaaaccagAAAGCAGCATTTCACAGACCTCACATAACCACACTACATCTAGTTCTGAAAAAAACTCTCACTCAGCTCAGTCTTTCCCCTCTTTGAAAAAGAAATGGAATTGCCTTTACTGTGATAAAAATTATGGCTCAAAGGAAGGCTTGCGcaaacacaaactaacaaaccacacagttgagtatgcCAAACACAAAAGCAATCAGCCCACAAACTGTGTTTGTCAAGACTGCGAGGGGTTTTCCTGTGTTACAATTCAAGACCTCATACAACACTACCGCATTaagcacaaaaaagaaatgtCAATACAGACCAAAGAGTTCAATAATGAAACAGATTTTACTGAATGGAaaaggaaggtggagaaggattccaaatcattttatACTCAAGCAAGTGGAACCCAGAAGGGAAAAGTTTTCTTATTaacacatttttattgtcatcgtTCTGGCAAACCTGAACTAGTTAAAAATCGTATTAGGTCCATGAAATCACAAGGCTCCTGCAAGATAGGACATCGATGTACTTCATATATAACATGTCGTAAAAATTTAGAAACTGGAACTGTGACAGCTGAATTTTGCTTTGAGCACACAGGCCACTGTTTGAAACTGGCACATTTGAACATTTCTAGTGGTCTACGTGATTTTATTGTAGGTAAACTTACACAGGGTCATGATGCTAAAACTATTCTCGATGAAATAAGAGCTGACATAACACATATTGACAGAGACATGATGGTCACTAGAAAAGATATTCTCAACATTAAGAAGCAGTTCAAAATATCACGAGCCAGGCGAGATGAAGACGATGCAAAAAGTGTTTACCTGTGGGTAGAAGCTTTAAAACAATCATCAGACAACCCAATAATATTTTACAAACGTGCAGGTGATACGCATGATTCATTAGAAAATGAAGACTTTCTTTTGTGTATTCAGAATGATTTCCAAAGGAACATTATGTTAAAATATGCAAAAAACATTGTCTGTATTGATTCCACAcatggtacaacacaatacacatattTATTAACAACTGTTTTAGTTCTAGATGACTATCAAGAAGCCATTCCTGTTGCATGGGCCATTTCCAATAAAGAAGATGCAAAGACTCTGAAACTATTTTTCAGTGCCATAAAGAATGCCTGTGGTCAGTCTTTGGCACCACAGGTGTTCATGAGCGATTTAGCCAATAATTTTTATAATGCCTGGTGTGAAGCCTTTGAACAAGCCCCTGAAAAGAGATTGTATTGTTCATGGCATGTTGACAAGGCCTGGCGGCAAAAACTCAGAGAAATATTTAAGTCAGGGAAAGATCGGAAAGATGTCGAAGATGAATGCAACATTTATGCCTGTTTAAAATTATTGCAGATGGAGACTGATGAATCCAAATTTCTTACACTTCTTCAGTCTGCTCTTAGCTTCTGGGAAATAAATTCACCAACATTCCACGGATACTTTCATGATAATTATTgcaaaggaaataaaacaaaactctgGGCTGCATGTTATAGAATAGGATCTcttgcaaatacaaatatgtttgcAGAGGCTTTTCACCGGGTATTGAAGGATGTGTATTTTGATAAGGAACAAAATAGAAGGATTGATGACCTCCTGGTGATGTTACTAAAAATTGCTAGAGACAAAGCTATTGATCAGTTCATTAAACTAGAAAGAGGAAAAGTCACCAATCGGATACGTGAAATAAGAAATAGGCACAAAAATGCCAACAATGTGGCAGGCACAGAGAAAACTGAAGTTGAAGGGGAATGGAAGGTGCCTTCTTCTTCTGAGCCTGGTCGCTTACACTATGTGAAGAAGACAGACTGTGGCCAGTGCAGCTGCAGATTAGTATGTGACttctgtcatgtttgtgttcATATGTATTCATGTACTTGTCCTGACTTTCTGACCAAAGTTGTAACATGCAAGCACATCCATGCAGTCCATATGATACAAACTACAAAGCAGTATGAAGTGAATCGAGACCCTGGTAATTCTGATGAAAACCACACAAATTTCTTTGAATTG